From Punica granatum isolate Tunisia-2019 chromosome 1, ASM765513v2, whole genome shotgun sequence:
atATAGCACAACAAACAATAATTTCACCGcgtaataaaaaattttaaaattttttcaccATGTAGCATGACGTTAgtttttcgtcaattttttgtactatatggtgaaaattttcacaattttgtgttatttggtgaaattattgCTAGTTTTGCTATGTCatgaaaaacttttaaaatatcGTGTTGAAAGGTGAAATTAATACGATATGTGTTATGtggtgaaattttttataatattgtgCTATAAGGTGATATTAAtccatttaaaaataattttgagaaTAAAGAGCTACGCGCGGAGTGCCGGCGAGGCATATGTCCCTTTGGTGTGTTCGCCCCAACCCTAGACCACAGTTCGGGTGGCACCAATTGACCAACAAAGATGCCATAAGGTGGTTGTTCATAGCCCATTTGCTGGTGAACTGACCCGCTTATAGATGACGAGAGGTGGAGGCGGCGGTAGGGAAGATGTTAAAAAGGAGTGAAACAGGctcctccaaaaaaaaaaaaacgaaatagCAGGTAACTTATATGAAATTTAAGGATGGGAATCAAACTCTGAAATCCCTATTAGGGATCTAATATTCGGGTTAAAGTTCGACGTAATAAAATAAGCGGTTCATCCCTCTAGTTTTGAGCTATTGAGTTCATTTTACTCCCACTATAATGTAAAATCAATACGATCTATCCATGCCATGCCATGTCAAATTATGCCCCTCTAAACACACACACCCAACTCCTTTGCTTTccaattgaattgaaataGCCATAATTGACAGGAGAATTCATAATCGAGAACGCCACGACCACGAACGACATGCTATTTCTACCTATATATACACGGAACTTTACATTTTATTGTGATAGAATTAATTTTGTATCGAGTGACTATTCAATTTAAAGCGACTGCCCAAACCAACCACAAACTAGAAAGTTATCAATAGGGGTTGCTCAACATGATGATTCTGCCCTAGTAAGGGCAAAAGTTGTGGAATTCTTTAATCATTAATAGTGGCTTCATCTTCATTTGAAATCCCTAAATCCCATAATGAATGATCCCTTCAAGATCCAATCAAACCCGGGTCCCCATTGAGGAAATTATAAGGAATTAagattatttgatttttttttcctacgTGTACATTGATATCTAGAAGTCCAACAAAcctcgactaattcagtttgagTCGAGTCGATTTACTATgaaggtaaaactctcccagcatggatttttttcattcacaatattCGAATCCGAAAGATTTTACTTAAAGGGAATAAACGCCGAACCGTCTGAATAAACTAATGTTGGTTAAGATTATTTGATGTAATTACtcttaaaatttctttttgggGCCCACATAGCTTTGACCCATCATAATCTCAAATTGCGGAAAGACGCAAAAATCTCAATGCTTCCCCTGTGACCCCAGACATTCGAATCATTTACCAATTCCCTGTCTATCTTTAACTCTACGCCCCTTTTCtgttcatatatatagttgattCATCTTGTCTCTTGATGATGAATCTCCATAAATATGCACGTATTATGTGCTCAAGCcattaagaaaagaaagaacatAATCAAGAGGCTTTTTGATGATTGTTGATCAGTACGTGTCAAAACTCAATTTGATTGAAGAGCGAATATATATGCGTGTCCCACTACCATTCATTGGAAAATTTAACTTCACCAACTAAACATTCACGATTAATTTCTCAATATTATTGAAACAATATGATAGATATAATTTCGTACCTCCTTGTAACAGATTAAATAAGTTTATTTAGTAAGTGATCACGATCGATTTAAACTATCATATGCACGAGGATTCGATCCGAAAATTGCGTTCAATGTTAATGATAACAAGATTGAGGAAGGGGATCAAGCTTGTTATACCCATGGGCCGCACTCAATAGTGTATttgtataaatataattgaaatgtACATGCATGAGGGGCAATCATGCATTGTCATTCCACATCAGGAAAGGTTTTAAACAAAAGATAAAAGCACGACAACATTGTAAAACCTAATTTATAATGGAAAGCAAACCCTAAAATTCACATGTAGATTTATAGCTACTAGAAGAATCACTGTTCCGTGTTCGTGAATGGATATCCTTCTTTCCCACCTAAACCATCTCTTCGCTATACTTCAAAAAGCTCTGATTATGTTAAATTTTCGATTGTTCCGGCTATTACATGATGATTCATTTCCACCAAGAACAGCACAAGCTCAAGTGGGTATGTGAACGTCAAGAATTCTTCATCGGATTTGATAAAAAACTTGTTTTGTTCTGCTCTTTACTGGGATTGACACACATTTTCCACTCCGAGTTTTCAATTTCGTGTTTACCATTCATATTCATATTGATGAAAGTTCACAGGATTAATCCCCTCAATATGTACCATGCTGGATTCCATCAGTAATTCCACAAGGTTTCGAGGTCGGAGTTGTCGGGCGAGTCATTAGATGGCGGAGAATTCATCCTCGGGGGTGAAACCATCATTCCCTCTGCCATGTCCACTAGCAAGTTCGGCATATCAAACAAGGCCTCCTCATCGACAAATTCTTCCTGCTTCGATGCTGTACTCTCTTGAACAATATTCGTTACTTCATTGCTCGTCTGGCCTGATTCGGGTGGCGAATCATCACCCCCAGCTTCGGCCTTCCTCGAGGCAGCGGCAGCAGCGGCTGCTCTCCGTATGTCAGCTGGGGCTGTGGAAGCTGGGACCGGGTATGACTTCATCAAGTGGGGGAAGTTGAGGATCGCATCTCCACCCTTCAGGGCCAGGGCCGCCACATCATATGCCGCGGCTGCCATCTCCGCTGTGGGGAATGTGCCGAGCCATATGCGCGTGGTCTTGCGGGGCTCCCGGATCTCCGACACCCATTTTCCGCTCCGACACCTTATTCCCCGAAAAGATGGGTGCCTGCCGGTGGGACTAGCGGAGCCAGGGCCAGTCCTAGGCGACATCTGTTGCTGCCGGGGAGAAGGGTTCCGGCCGCCACCCGAAGATGTCGGAGAAGGAGTCTCGACGACAAGTGAACGAGGGGATTGTAGGTCTAGAGGAGGCAGCGTACGAGGAAGAGGAGTGCTAGTTAGAGGAGGCTGTGGTGGTTCAAGGGCTGGACGTGgaggcggaggtggtggctgCGACGGCTGAGGAGGTGGTGGCTGGTCCACATGGGCCTCACTGGAAGGAGTGTGAGGGTCAGACATATAAAGGCTAACTCGAACTGTGTTTGTGGCTATATAAGAGAGAGGGATGATAGGGAAAGGGGATGGgtcctctatatatatatatatatatatatatatgtacacaaaCATATGGGATATATGGTAGGGGTCTTATAAATTTTGAGTTAAAGGGGAAAGAGTTTTCGTCAAAAaggtaattttaaaaagcGTGGCCAATTCGCGGTTGAATACAAATATCGATTTTTCAACCCAAAAAGGCACAGAAAAATTCCAATCGATCGACTGacatatgtattatatatataaacatatagtACAAAAGGATATGTGCGTGTGCGTGTTTGGGTGCATGCTATAATGTAATGAAGAGGGATAGTGAGAGAACACGCATTAGGCAAACAAGGATTAGCTGTAATCTCCCGTGCAACCATTTACTTATTTCTGGGTTGCGGCCCTTCCCATTGATCGACATATCTtaatttcatcaatagctATGTCTCTGGTCAGATCTCATCCCTAAGTCCAAACCTCAagcttttaaataaataatattatttagacttttttttaaaaaaataaaatcttcttgGATGTTGATGCCTGATGACTGAAGATGTGCGTGTAACATCGGTCATCCCTATACTTGCCCCATATGTGTACATATGTTGAGGCCAAGcggttaattatatatatctgtagcttatataatataaattggtGGTCCAAACTCGAATATCCGATGAACTTCCTAGTTTTCTAGCTTCTCAACGAGAACATAAGAAGCGAAATCATCTTCTACAGTAGTCGTGCATGGTGCACTTGCTCAGTTGGTTATCATCAAAATTCAGTGAAAATGCACCATGTaaggaaaaaaagtgataCTCTTAATTCTTTGTTTGAATAGAAGGAAAATGGAACTAAAGCGAAGGAAGGGGAGGAAAACGTATTATGGGAGCGACTTCTATACAATTTTTCCTCTcctttcctcctcttcttcattctTTGTTCAATCCAAACGGaggattaaaaatatttatcatatCTCTGGTAAATGTGATCCTGAAAGTTTTAGATTAATGCTTTTTGTTGAGTCACGTAGGACGGTAAAAAGGTAATAGCTAATGTATATGGAGTTAGTTGCATTTCCATTCATCACAAAGCTTATTTATTCTGGGTTATAACAGGGGATGCTAatatgtttaattataaagGGATAggtgaagaaaaatatataaatgaatataCGAAAATTAACTGACGAGAATTAAGCTCGAAATCTCTTTGGTTTAGGTGAAAATATGTCTCATATTTTTCTCTATAACTTGTTTAGGTCAGAATTAAATGCCCTCCAAGTGTTGATCtagccttttattttttaattggcAAGATAAGAGATTCACTGATCAGTTTTCcgttttcagttttttttttcattttttataaaagaagAGCATCCAgcaagggggaaaaaaatactTTTGCTTTGGTCATTGGTCAACAAACATATATTCCTTCGTGATATAGATTATTATATGATCCCATTTGCCAATAGagggcaaaaaaaattttaaatattgttgcataaattaatagatattcatcattaaaaaaagaaagaaacccTAAACCTTTATTAAATGGAAGATAATGATGTGAATACTTGTCACATATAGTcttgaagaaattaaataGAGAACTActatccaccgaaaaaaaagaggaaagagagatctACTGTTAATGCATGTGCAAAATTTTTAAGGTGTACTTTGTTTTATGAGAAATTGTTTATCACATCGAAATCACCGATGGGTAAATAATGAGAAAATTAGGCGTGTCAGGGTGCTATCCCAAGAAAATTACCGACGCAATACCAGTCAGCCCCATCAATACAGAGCGTCATACCACGGCCTCGAAAGTCCGTGGAACTGAACGGCAGCTGGTTTTTAAGTAAATGAAGTGCGCCTCAAACGATTTCACGGCTAGCCGCTATGAATTCTCCACTATTGCTCTGTGCTTCTTCAATTAAGGTGAACCATGATGAGACGGCTCGAGAACCAATCAAGAGACGAGCAATTGACTCGTCAATGTTTCACCACTAAAGAGCCAATGAATAATAATCGAGTAGACTATCACTGTCGCCGTCCACTTATTCATTAGCCACCATTTTTGTCCCTGAcatatttttgccaccaattaACCCGAAATGTTGGCATTCCATctaccatttataccattccGTAACGGAATagtgacggaaaagataacgccgtcCATGAATTTTCCGTTACGGAAGTTAACAGAAGGGTATAAATGGTAGACGGAATGCCAACGTTTGGGGCTAATTGGTGTCAAAAATATGTTGAGGGCAAAAACGGTGACTAATGAATAAGTGAGTGGCGACAGTGGTATTCTACTCAATAATAATCTGTGTAATATGtgtttgcatatatatatatatatatacaccctTGCTCAGAGTATGCAAAGACAATTCCAAAAATAAATCACAGCCTAGTAGGCCCGTGAGTGGTAATCGGTGGCTTCGGTTGGAATTTGCCGAAAAGATATTCAAAGGCCTCACCTTGGACAATTAAGGCCACAGAGGATTCGGCATGCTTCGGTTGGAATTTGCCGAAAAGATAACCAAGAATGATGAGACAAGGCTAAGAAAGCCATGCGAGAGATGGTTCTCAGCCTTAAATGGCCGAAAAGAGAGAATCTAGGTCGGAACCTAGACTCGGGAAGACTACCTCTATTGGGAAGCCCAGATAGGTAGAAGCAAGACGGATAGGCACCGAACAATCCCGGAAGGTGAATTGGGTTTCGCTCCAAAAAACGGGATAGGTGCggaaaaggaaattaaagggaaaaaaaatagtttgaGAATGTAAAGGTGCAAAGTAAGGTAAATATTGGTAAAAGCAAAGtgtggaaaaataaaagataactAAAATGTACTTGTTTGATGTGTTGGTCAAGGAATATTACAACGAACTTAGACAAACCTGTTTATAGGTGTTACATGAAATCCTAAAAAATCTATCCAAATCGGATACACCTATAATTACATTATCGAAATATTATTCAAAAGGGAAACATACTACCTAGATATCCTAATATCTCTAAAACGAAATATTCTAGAAACATCAAAGAATATATTCCGCTCATCTAACTTCCTAAAATTAAAGATTGCACGGGATCTCAATATTCTTGAACTCCAATATGCTGCCGCCATTAAAATCTCCTTCCCCCCGCCTCAGTCCATGAAATCACGTACACATGCATATATCTTCCTCATTGACTTCCAATTGGCCTGATCTTGGACGGGCTTAACTTCGTTCATTCGGACCATCATTAATTCAACCCACGTAAGAATGATCTCGGCCCGCTTCTCTATCCCAAACCGATTATGTTCAAAAACCCGGGCAAATTGTCACGACTCGACAATCTTCACGAATTACGGAAAATATGTGTAAACAATACCCTCCCATATCTAGTCGCGCGAAACCATATTGAGTGGGGCTTGACATGTATAATAAGAATCTGTTGCACGAGCTCATGATGAACACGGAAAAAGATGAAGGAATGAGGGCACCTCACGGCTGAATAGCCGTTATAGTCTTGTACAATGAACCAAGAAAATGGCACCAATAgcattctctctttctctgctTCAGCCCTATTTCATCTTCAATTTCGAGCATCTTTTGATCTTAACTgggaaaaactcaaaaaataaaagttgtaTATCTCGAATTGAGCTTTCCGTAACATCTTGAATCATCGAAATCGGAGCTCTGTAGAAAAAGATATGAATTTTCCCGCAAAACTACGCAAAATAGGAAATTTTAGCCGAGAATGAGATCTGCAATGAGCAGCCTATGACGACTTCCAGAGCATGAGAATGATCAGATAAATCGAGCTTGATCACGATCAGAGCCCTTAACATGGCCGCAACCCCCCGCACGCGAGCTTTCAGCCTATGGCAAAAGCTGAAAGTTAATGGTGGTTGTAGCTCCCTCATGTTTCTTCGTATAATTATTGGCCTCCGATGTTAGCCGATGATCTCCTTTATTAGAACCTTCAACCATCAATACAAGCCGAAGATTATTCATCGAAACTCTAGCAATAGACATCCCAAACATATTCGTGAAAATTTGAAGAGGATGAGTACGACATAGTACCTCGGGAAGCCTCGCAAAAGATTTACTCCATTTAACATTCATCATACTTGATGGAACTTCATTGATTGATGCCTTCAAAAAATCTTCCCTTTGAAGGATTAGAACATGAATTACCTCGCATTCTCCTTGCTCGTCTATGCTATTCTTCGGTGTGGCTTTAGACTTGATCATAGGAAGTTCGGCCATAGCAGAAGGTTCAGCCATGACCTTTTGAACATCGTTTGATTTAGCCTCTAGATGCTACAAATTAGCCGTAGAAACCTTTGGATTAGCCGTAACACTCAATTGAGCAACCATCAATCTCTTAGCTTGTTGACACCGTTGAGCACGACGTTTTTGTGTCTTGTAAGTGGTTTAGGTCTCTTTGGGTGAACCACCCTTCGCCATTCTTTCTTAGGAACCTTCGTCGGTGGCATCACAAATTGCTCCTTAGTTGGAATAGGCTAACAAGTggcacaaaacatgcatgattTCTAAGCTGACCGAACATAAATGTCAGTCAAGTTCTTATCAGGGGGTCTCTTCTTCGAGGGTTGTTGCCTTTCTCAAATATGATGTATTTGTTCACTTATCCAGCCCTACAATAAAGCTCTCGAGGCACTATGTTTGCCTCTCATAACTTGTTATGCTAATACTCAACCCTCCAAGCTTTCACATTTCGTGGTCTCAAGCCCTGAGAATTGCAGCCATCATCCCTCAACTTTCGGGGAATAAGTTTGGGCATATACTAGACCCCCCGTGCTTTGCTTGAAGACACAAATTCAGTTATGGAAACCAATTTTCGAGCATTAGAGTTCACATACCTCGACTTGTAAGGCATGAAATTGGTCTTAAATTCAACTCCTCCACAATTTGAGCTCTTATTTTTTGACTCCATAGACGCGGATTCAACATGAAACTCGACCCTCCAAGTGCTCAAGTGGCTCGAAGCATCGTTAATGAGCTCGGCTTCTAATTGTCATTCCCTTTCGAACTCGAACTTCTTGGGTCCATCTCAACCTCGGGCTGTTTCTCCAAGGCTGAGTTCTTGTATGTGCAGGTGCTACTTCGTGGAGTCCACTTCGGGATCTTCTTTTCTATATGATGGGGCTGAAGAGTTTGGAGCGCCTCGTATCCCCAAGCAGGCCGTGGCAAAGTCGGCGGCTTGATCATCCCTTGTAGAACTAACTTTGTATAAGCCGAACATAATCTCTTCTCATCATTTAGCTTACGGAGAAGTTGTGCTACCTCTTCGGTAGCCTCTAAAGAAATTTCGTCTTCCGGCTTCCGCCTTGAAAAAATCGGCCTCAAATTAGCGGCACTGTCTAAGATAGGTTTCGTGGATGAGAACGATCTTATATGAACTGCCATGGGCTTCTCTTTGATGCCCCGCTTACTTTCATTGATGAAGTGGAAGAATTTGCATCCTTGAGATTTGATTTAGCCACACTGATTCTTATATCGAAATGAGTTTGATCTCCAAAGTTGACTCGAGCCGATTTTTGCTCAGCTTGTCCTCTAACTTGATGCTCCAAAATAGCGCCATTAACACCATGAGACTCAACTTCATTGACTTTTGAAAAAAGTTGAGAAGAATTGGCCGCGCTTGATTCTTGCGGTGAAATTGATCTAGGCGGAACAATCTCGTCTTGCGTCGACGGTCTATGACCGT
This genomic window contains:
- the LOC116197130 gene encoding ethylene-responsive transcription factor ERF027-like, with the translated sequence MSDPHTPSSEAHVDQPPPPQPSQPPPPPPRPALEPPQPPLTSTPLPRTLPPLDLQSPRSLVVETPSPTSSGGGRNPSPRQQQMSPRTGPGSASPTGRHPSFRGIRCRSGKWVSEIREPRKTTRIWLGTFPTAEMAAAAYDVAALALKGGDAILNFPHLMKSYPVPASTAPADIRRAAAAAAASRKAEAGGDDSPPESGQTSNEVTNIVQESTASKQEEFVDEEALFDMPNLLVDMAEGMMVSPPRMNSPPSNDSPDNSDLETLWNY